A window of the Sulfolobales archaeon genome harbors these coding sequences:
- a CDS encoding amidase family protein: ITRDSIDAALLLEQIVGEDPMDPTSLDLNISGLYKKALDMGDKIDLPNARLIAIKEMWEGVEDEIYKVVMGAIDKLISSGFSYEEVSVPEIRYALPAYYVIAFAEASSNLARYGIPIYGLKEDPTSLPWDEYYSKVRSMGFGREVKRRIMLGSYILSAGYYEQYYIKALKVRRVLRDKLLPLLRRGYIASPTMPIRPPRLGEAIEDPIKLYAMDIETVVPNLIGSPAINVVAGFTGSLPVGLQLIGPPMGDKDLILIGRAAEIIIGYYNITPQI, encoded by the coding sequence ATCACAAGGGATTCTATAGATGCAGCGTTGCTTCTCGAACAAATAGTTGGTGAGGATCCTATGGATCCCACATCACTAGATCTAAATATCTCCGGGCTTTATAAGAAGGCATTGGATATGGGGGACAAGATAGATCTTCCAAATGCCAGATTAATAGCTATAAAAGAGATGTGGGAAGGCGTTGAGGATGAGATCTATAAGGTTGTTATGGGCGCTATCGATAAGCTGATATCCTCGGGCTTCTCATACGAAGAAGTCAGTGTTCCCGAGATAAGATATGCCCTGCCAGCATACTATGTTATAGCATTTGCAGAGGCAAGCTCTAACCTAGCGAGATATGGTATCCCGATCTATGGCCTTAAGGAGGATCCCACGAGTCTTCCCTGGGATGAGTATTATTCTAAAGTAAGATCCATGGGATTTGGTAGGGAGGTTAAGAGGAGGATAATGCTTGGGAGCTACATTCTTAGCGCAGGCTACTACGAGCAATACTATATAAAGGCCCTCAAGGTTAGGAGGGTTTTGAGGGATAAGCTGCTGCCTCTCCTGAGAAGAGGATATATAGCATCGCCTACAATGCCTATTAGACCGCCTAGGCTGGGAGAGGCTATAGAGGATCCTATTAAACTCTATGCAATGGATATAGAGACTGTTGTGCCAAACCTCATAGGCTCACCAGCTATAAATGTCGTTGCAGGCTTCACAGGATCTCTGCCTGTTGGGCTTCAACTAATAGGCCCTCCCATGGGGGATAAGGATCTCATATTAATCGGAAGAGCAGCTGAGATCATAATTGGATACTATAATATAACCCCACAGATCTGA